In a genomic window of Alcanivorax sp.:
- a CDS encoding antibiotic biosynthesis monooxygenase — protein sequence MYAVIFTAIMADQDSRYRQMAGQLRDLAMTDFGCTEFISVTEGEQEIAISYWPDEDAIKDWKQQAEHRVAQQLGKEGWYKHYKVEVVKILRAYDGP from the coding sequence ATGTACGCCGTGATTTTCACCGCTATCATGGCCGATCAGGACAGCCGGTACCGGCAGATGGCTGGGCAGCTACGGGATCTGGCCATGACCGATTTCGGCTGCACGGAATTCATCAGCGTCACGGAAGGGGAGCAGGAAATTGCCATCTCCTACTGGCCGGATGAAGACGCCATCAAAGACTGGAAACAGCAGGCGGAACACCGGGTTGCCCAGCAGTTGGGCAAGGAAGGCTGGTACAAACACTACAAAGTGGAAGTGGTGAAAATCCTGCGGGCCTATGACGGTCCGTGA
- a CDS encoding AraC family transcriptional regulator: MTTSSPEFYVSGIAIAQMFYGAQRLGLPAQQAMVRAGIDIQKALQPTCQVPNEQHENFLRELLLASNDELLGLHIGEQTMPAIYGIITSLAINTSSLQQAIQITHQYQALIGGNSGGLRIEEDANGSMLLKPFMVTEHPILRRHLTLTLLTLVLGMGRMVTGKPQLAPQQLWLDFEPASDNEKKHIEALLLCPVKFGQQQTMFKLDAETLALPVNLFGDSGLAELEATAKRQLLEQQQQQGLAGKIKWLIRDQMINGMPRRKTVADRLNMSARTLDRRLADEGLAWQDLLDETRLQLAHDYLTLTELTVAEISQRLGFSDPRSFQRRFRQLCGRSPAEIRQQLT; encoded by the coding sequence ATGACCACAAGCAGTCCCGAATTTTATGTCAGTGGTATCGCTATCGCACAAATGTTCTATGGCGCACAACGACTTGGATTGCCTGCCCAACAGGCAATGGTTCGGGCCGGAATTGATATCCAGAAGGCCCTCCAGCCCACCTGCCAGGTTCCTAACGAGCAGCACGAAAACTTTCTTCGTGAACTGCTTCTTGCCAGTAATGATGAGCTCCTTGGCCTGCATATTGGCGAACAGACCATGCCCGCCATCTACGGCATCATTACCTCATTGGCCATCAACACCTCCTCATTGCAGCAAGCCATCCAGATTACCCATCAGTATCAAGCGCTGATTGGTGGCAACTCGGGCGGCCTGCGTATTGAAGAAGACGCCAACGGCAGCATGTTGCTAAAACCCTTCATGGTGACCGAGCACCCCATTCTGCGCCGCCACCTCACCTTGACACTGCTTACCCTGGTGCTGGGCATGGGACGCATGGTCACCGGCAAACCGCAACTGGCCCCTCAGCAACTCTGGCTGGACTTCGAGCCGGCCAGCGATAACGAAAAGAAGCATATCGAAGCGCTCCTGCTCTGCCCGGTAAAATTCGGGCAACAGCAAACCATGTTCAAGCTGGATGCGGAAACCCTTGCCCTTCCCGTCAATCTGTTTGGCGATAGCGGCCTGGCAGAACTGGAAGCCACCGCGAAACGCCAACTACTTGAACAGCAACAGCAGCAAGGGCTTGCCGGAAAAATCAAATGGCTGATTCGCGACCAGATGATCAATGGTATGCCACGGCGCAAGACGGTAGCCGACCGGCTCAACATGTCCGCCCGTACCCTCGATCGACGCCTGGCCGATGAGGGGCTGGCCTGGCAGGACCTTCTCGACGAGACCCGCCTGCAACTGGCCCATGACTATCTCACTCTGACCGAATTGACCGTCGCTGAAATCAGCCAACGCCTCGGCTTTTCCGACCCACGCTCCTTCCAGCGCCGCTTCCGTCAACTGTGCGGCAGAAGCCCAGCTGAAATCCGGCAGCAGCTAACCTGA
- a CDS encoding AraC family transcriptional regulator, with protein MTHERFIQLDPGTGRSPVPVNYVRNLVELIAEVGVDTRRLLSQVGLREDEVYNPQPALRFEQFRRVMVGAREMTGDPALGLALGQQLTLTAHGLLGYAAISSADLGDALRLLERYFRTRTRLCVPRIEPFQDGVRFCLVESVPLGDIRETYLEVVVAAVVGGIRYLLGDRFQGAVLELPYPAPAHADRYRELLAMPVEFEAEVAALRLPKALLSERFTLSDPASRQMAAQKCEEELQRLEADQDWASRVRARLMQAEGMLPSLEQLASNFHVTSRTLRRYLNALGVSYRSLLEEVRMTKAMAYLQANITVQQVASKLGYADPSNFARAFRKWTGHPPSHFQP; from the coding sequence ATGACTCACGAGCGCTTTATACAACTGGATCCTGGCACCGGCCGTTCCCCGGTCCCCGTCAACTACGTGCGCAATCTGGTGGAACTGATTGCCGAGGTTGGCGTGGATACCCGTCGATTACTCTCTCAGGTGGGTTTGAGGGAAGACGAGGTCTATAACCCGCAGCCGGCTCTGCGCTTCGAGCAGTTCCGCCGTGTCATGGTGGGCGCCCGTGAAATGACCGGTGATCCGGCTCTGGGGCTGGCCCTGGGGCAGCAACTAACACTGACAGCCCATGGCCTGCTCGGCTATGCCGCCATCAGCAGTGCCGATCTGGGCGATGCCTTGCGGTTGCTGGAACGTTATTTCCGTACCCGTACCCGCCTGTGTGTTCCCCGTATCGAGCCGTTTCAGGACGGTGTGCGTTTCTGCCTGGTGGAAAGCGTTCCCCTGGGCGATATTCGTGAAACCTACCTGGAAGTAGTGGTAGCTGCGGTGGTCGGCGGGATTCGCTATCTGCTGGGCGATCGTTTCCAGGGGGCGGTGCTGGAGCTGCCTTACCCGGCGCCGGCCCATGCGGATCGCTACCGGGAACTGCTGGCCATGCCGGTGGAATTCGAAGCCGAGGTGGCGGCGCTGCGGCTACCCAAGGCCCTGCTCAGCGAGCGCTTTACCCTGTCCGACCCGGCGTCCCGGCAGATGGCCGCGCAGAAATGTGAGGAAGAGCTGCAACGGTTGGAAGCCGATCAGGACTGGGCCAGCCGCGTGCGCGCCCGGCTGATGCAGGCGGAGGGCATGCTGCCCAGCCTGGAACAGCTGGCCAGCAATTTCCACGTTACCTCGCGCACCCTGCGCCGTTATCTCAATGCTTTGGGCGTGAGCTACCGGTCCCTGCTGGAAGAGGTGCGCATGACCAAGGCCATGGCCTACCTGCAGGCCAATATCACTGTGCAGCAGGTGGCCTCGAAACTGGGCTACGCCGATCCCAGTAATTTCGCCCGTGCTTTCCGTAAATGGACCGGCCACCCGCCCAGTCACTTCCAGCCGTAA
- a CDS encoding 16S rRNA pseudouridine(516) synthase, which produces MSVIMAVFPVTVLPMRLDYFLAHSAGLTRKEAKQLISRGAVTVDGEARPKANLQLRDGQGVWLHDQPLQLPGHRYLMLHKPAGVVCSTDDPEHRTVLDLLPAELRQDLHPAGRLDRDTTGLVLLTSDGQWSHRLTSPNHHCDKRYRVTCADPVSDQDLQALRDGILLRGEDSPTLPARAERVHADQLLLTIREGRYHQVKRMLAARGNKVVALHRERIGEIALDAALAPGEFRALSEEEIQSL; this is translated from the coding sequence ATGTCGGTTATCATGGCGGTTTTCCCGGTAACGGTTTTGCCCATGCGTCTGGACTATTTTCTTGCCCACAGTGCCGGCCTCACCCGCAAGGAGGCCAAACAGCTGATCAGCCGCGGGGCGGTCACCGTGGACGGCGAGGCGCGCCCGAAAGCCAACCTGCAACTGCGGGACGGGCAGGGCGTCTGGCTGCATGACCAGCCGCTGCAATTGCCGGGCCACCGTTACCTGATGCTGCATAAACCGGCGGGGGTGGTGTGCTCCACGGACGACCCTGAGCATCGCACCGTACTGGACCTGCTGCCTGCGGAACTGCGCCAGGACCTGCACCCGGCGGGCCGCCTGGATCGGGACACCACTGGCCTGGTGCTGTTGACCTCGGATGGCCAGTGGTCCCACCGGCTCACCTCCCCGAATCACCATTGCGACAAACGCTACCGGGTAACCTGCGCCGACCCGGTCAGTGACCAGGATCTGCAGGCCCTGCGCGATGGCATCCTGCTGCGCGGTGAAGACTCGCCCACCTTGCCAGCCCGGGCAGAACGGGTGCATGCCGACCAGTTGCTGCTGACCATCCGTGAAGGGCGTTACCATCAGGTAAAACGGATGCTGGCAGCACGGGGCAACAAGGTGGTGGCCCTGCACCGGGAGCGGATCGGCGAGATTGCGCTGGATGCGGCACTGGCGCCCGGAGAGTTTCGGGCCCTGAGCGAGGAAGAGATTCAAAGTCTGTAA
- the rep gene encoding DNA helicase Rep, translating to MSKLNPRQQEAVHYADGPLLVLAGAGSGKTSVITRKIAWLIQERGMSARHIAAVTFTNKAAREMKERVQSLVSRDLTRGLIVSTFHNLGLRILKSELKACGLRNGFSILDGADSKEILKEILRQGESERDLDAVDVIHKRISDWKNALVLPEEAVSTADTDEDLRAAMAYGGYDRMLRVCNAVDFDDLILMPARMFREQPRILEKWRNRIQYLLVDEYQDTNGAQYEMVKMLTLPAGKFTVVGDDDQSIYAWRGARPENLAQLQQDWPTLKVVKLEQNYRSTGRILKAANTVIANNPHEFEKSLWSDYGYGEPIRFSALRDEEAETEWIASDIFHRRLQQGLKWKDFAVLYRGNFQSRILEMKLQSLSIPYKVSGGKSFFSRSEIKDLMCYLRLLVNPDDDNAFLRIINTPRREIGPATLEKLATWALKREQGLYHVCDDIALSEVMNPKAAEKLQKFKAWLDDKRQFCFGHNSLQAVTELISDMDYEGWLMQNASSPRIGEKNIENIWQLVRSIERMLEKQEDEEDGASDLEAVIKKLVLLDMLEQQQEEDDSDRVQLMTLHASKGLEFPHVYMMGVEEEFLPHRTSIEEDNIVEERRLMYVGITRARETLAMTQALTRKQYGEKIDTTASRFVDEMPQEDIDYLGIGIQKDEAKEDAVAEASIANLRALLD from the coding sequence ATGAGCAAGCTCAACCCCCGCCAGCAGGAAGCCGTGCATTATGCCGATGGCCCACTGCTGGTACTGGCCGGGGCAGGTTCCGGGAAGACCAGCGTGATCACCCGTAAGATCGCCTGGCTGATCCAGGAAAGGGGCATGTCCGCCCGCCATATCGCTGCGGTGACCTTCACCAACAAGGCCGCCCGGGAAATGAAGGAGCGGGTGCAATCGCTGGTGAGCCGGGACCTGACCCGCGGGCTGATCGTCTCCACCTTCCACAATCTGGGTCTGCGCATTCTCAAGTCGGAGCTGAAAGCCTGCGGCCTGCGTAACGGCTTTTCCATTCTCGACGGCGCCGACAGCAAGGAGATCCTCAAGGAGATCCTGCGTCAGGGCGAATCGGAACGGGACCTGGACGCCGTGGATGTGATCCACAAGCGTATTTCCGACTGGAAAAACGCCCTGGTGCTGCCTGAGGAAGCGGTAAGTACCGCCGACACCGATGAGGACCTGCGTGCCGCCATGGCCTACGGTGGCTACGACCGCATGCTGCGGGTCTGCAACGCGGTAGATTTCGATGACCTGATCCTGATGCCGGCGCGCATGTTCCGCGAACAGCCGCGCATCCTGGAAAAGTGGCGCAACCGCATCCAGTACCTGCTGGTGGATGAATACCAGGACACCAACGGTGCCCAGTACGAAATGGTGAAGATGCTCACCCTGCCGGCGGGCAAGTTCACCGTAGTGGGCGATGACGACCAGTCCATTTACGCCTGGCGCGGCGCCCGCCCGGAAAACCTGGCGCAACTGCAACAGGACTGGCCCACCCTGAAAGTGGTCAAGCTGGAGCAGAATTACCGCTCCACCGGGCGCATCCTGAAAGCCGCCAACACGGTCATCGCCAACAACCCCCACGAGTTCGAGAAGAGCCTGTGGTCCGACTATGGTTACGGCGAGCCGATTCGCTTTTCCGCCCTGCGCGATGAAGAAGCAGAAACCGAATGGATCGCCAGCGATATCTTTCACCGCCGCCTTCAACAGGGTCTCAAGTGGAAAGACTTTGCCGTGCTGTATCGCGGCAATTTCCAGTCACGGATTCTGGAAATGAAACTGCAGAGCCTGTCGATTCCCTACAAGGTGTCCGGGGGCAAAAGTTTCTTCTCGCGCAGCGAGATCAAGGATTTGATGTGCTACCTGCGCTTGCTGGTGAACCCGGACGATGACAACGCCTTTCTGCGCATCATCAACACCCCGCGTCGGGAGATCGGCCCCGCCACCCTGGAAAAACTCGCCACCTGGGCGCTGAAACGGGAACAGGGGCTCTACCATGTGTGTGACGACATTGCCCTCAGCGAAGTCATGAACCCCAAGGCCGCTGAGAAGCTGCAGAAGTTCAAGGCATGGCTGGATGACAAGCGCCAGTTCTGTTTTGGCCATAACAGCCTGCAGGCAGTGACCGAGCTGATCTCTGACATGGATTACGAAGGCTGGCTGATGCAGAACGCCTCCAGCCCGCGCATCGGTGAGAAAAATATCGAGAATATCTGGCAATTGGTGCGCAGCATCGAGCGCATGCTGGAAAAACAGGAAGACGAAGAAGACGGCGCCAGCGATCTGGAGGCAGTGATCAAGAAACTGGTACTGCTGGATATGCTCGAACAGCAACAGGAAGAAGACGATTCCGACCGGGTACAACTGATGACCCTGCACGCCTCCAAGGGGCTGGAGTTCCCCCACGTCTACATGATGGGCGTGGAAGAGGAGTTTCTCCCCCACCGCACCAGCATCGAGGAAGACAACATCGTCGAGGAACGTCGACTCATGTACGTGGGCATCACCCGTGCCCGGGAAACCCTGGCCATGACCCAGGCACTGACCCGCAAACAGTACGGCGAAAAGATCGACACCACCGCCAGCCGCTTCGTGGACGAAATGCCCCAGGAGGATATCGACTATCTGGGCATCGGTATTCAGAAGGATGAAGCCAAGGAAGATGCGGTGGCAGAAGCCAGCATCGCCAATCTCAGGGCACTGCTGGATTAA
- a CDS encoding c-type cytochrome, producing the protein MLRLLFIMLSVLWLAACSDDSAPAAADASQARDGAQLYRQYCVTCHGSGALGAPRVGKEHRLYWSHEIEEEGFDTLVQEAIDGINSMPPRGGCFDCSDDEIRNTVIYMLQLSGAK; encoded by the coding sequence TTGCTGCGACTGCTGTTCATTATGCTGTCGGTCCTGTGGCTGGCAGCCTGTTCCGACGATAGCGCCCCGGCCGCTGCGGATGCTTCGCAGGCCCGCGACGGGGCGCAGTTGTATCGCCAATATTGCGTAACCTGCCACGGTTCCGGCGCCCTGGGGGCGCCCCGTGTGGGCAAGGAACACCGCCTCTACTGGTCCCACGAAATCGAAGAAGAAGGTTTCGACACCCTGGTCCAGGAAGCCATCGACGGCATCAACTCCATGCCCCCCCGTGGAGGCTGTTTCGACTGCAGCGACGACGAAATCCGTAACACCGTGATCTACATGCTGCAGCTGAGCGGCGCGAAGTAA
- a CDS encoding acyl-CoA desaturase has product MQEPAYSRHFGADDARAIRDAVKKDLGPATFKARPLRALWFIPMSAVIIGSIAAILMLSLPWWGNLLLGILAGHTLACQALLAHEVLHGALGMSRRMQDFLGWIGFGPALIAPEFWRRWHNVAHHAHTNLGDKDPDSFGTLYRYEKHPKTANFTKLAPGGRTWYSFLFLFYSFMFHGQLVLRMQTRKREEFKGFNRKKAIRQSYLCMAAWITLAIVSGPLAIFTVLIPMAIINFIGQSYILTNHMLRPQMDNNHPVDNSMSVRAWRWIDPLHFHFSHHVEHHLFPKMGSDQAPKVRAWLQREMPERYVCPSHVKAVAMLYKTPRVYQDAHTLVDPLNRERTVDVMELQGQLN; this is encoded by the coding sequence ATGCAAGAACCTGCGTACAGCCGACACTTTGGCGCCGATGATGCCCGCGCCATCCGCGATGCGGTGAAAAAGGATCTGGGCCCGGCCACCTTCAAGGCCCGCCCGCTGCGCGCCCTGTGGTTTATACCCATGAGCGCCGTGATCATCGGCAGCATCGCTGCCATCCTGATGCTGAGCCTGCCCTGGTGGGGCAACCTGCTGCTGGGCATCCTGGCCGGGCACACCCTCGCCTGCCAGGCCCTGCTGGCCCACGAAGTGCTGCACGGCGCGCTGGGCATGAGTCGTCGCATGCAGGATTTCCTCGGCTGGATCGGCTTTGGCCCGGCCCTGATCGCTCCGGAATTCTGGCGCCGCTGGCATAATGTGGCCCACCACGCCCACACCAACCTGGGCGACAAGGACCCGGACTCCTTCGGCACCCTGTACCGCTACGAGAAACACCCCAAGACCGCCAACTTTACCAAGCTGGCCCCCGGCGGACGCACCTGGTACAGCTTCCTGTTCCTGTTCTATTCCTTCATGTTCCACGGTCAGCTGGTGCTGCGCATGCAGACCCGCAAGCGTGAGGAATTCAAGGGATTCAACCGCAAGAAAGCGATCCGCCAATCCTACCTGTGCATGGCGGCATGGATAACGCTGGCCATCGTGTCCGGCCCACTGGCGATCTTCACCGTGCTGATCCCCATGGCGATCATCAACTTCATCGGCCAGAGCTACATTCTCACCAACCACATGCTGCGCCCGCAGATGGACAACAACCATCCGGTGGACAATTCCATGAGCGTGCGCGCCTGGCGCTGGATCGATCCGCTGCACTTCCACTTCAGCCACCATGTGGAGCACCACCTGTTTCCCAAGATGGGCTCCGATCAGGCACCGAAAGTGCGCGCCTGGCTGCAGCGGGAAATGCCCGAACGTTACGTTTGCCCCAGCCATGTGAAAGCGGTGGCCATGCTCTACAAGACCCCGCGCGTCTATCAGGATGCCCATACCCTGGTCGACCCCCTTAACCGGGAGCGGACCGTGGATGTGATGGAGCTGCAGGGGCAGTTGAACTAA
- a CDS encoding alpha/beta hydrolase — protein MFSLSPDLNPPPQEYLAAPGAQPVILESEDNLALFSQWWLPDTPQTPKAVLLFLHGTIAHSGFYSPMANHFSQQGYAVLGVDFRGWGQSQGYGRNGVIDSYDDYLLDLNAAYQQVKTRYPDLPVYLQGESMGGTIALLSQIEGTIAVDGLILNAPAVRPGLSFGPLNSPNWLSDAGLWMLSQPGKVFPNMPAFYHGGLMERLGVGLMLKEKDNRQRFLDDPHNTHKALPFGYFTGLHKATARVEDGLEKVTTPVLIQQGTRDVLVPPQSSEFTLGQLGSKDKTLNVYDKLTHATLHDRRRETVWGDILLWVEERLPEITEEPVSNDQPEARKAPASTPLHAMNPGKTIAGENSGQPQPEQLQP, from the coding sequence ATGTTTTCCCTGTCGCCGGATCTCAACCCTCCGCCACAGGAATACTTGGCGGCACCCGGTGCGCAGCCGGTGATTCTGGAAAGTGAAGACAACTTGGCTCTGTTCAGCCAGTGGTGGCTGCCAGACACACCACAAACACCCAAAGCGGTATTGCTGTTTCTCCACGGCACTATTGCCCATTCCGGATTTTATTCCCCCATGGCTAACCATTTTTCCCAACAGGGTTATGCCGTTCTGGGGGTGGATTTTCGTGGTTGGGGGCAATCACAGGGCTATGGTCGCAACGGCGTCATCGACAGCTACGATGACTACCTGCTGGACCTGAATGCGGCCTATCAACAAGTGAAAACCCGTTACCCGGATCTGCCGGTCTATCTGCAAGGTGAATCCATGGGCGGCACCATCGCCTTGCTATCGCAGATTGAAGGCACCATTGCCGTGGACGGGCTGATTCTCAATGCCCCCGCGGTTCGACCGGGCCTTAGCTTCGGGCCATTGAACTCACCGAACTGGCTGTCTGATGCCGGCCTGTGGATGTTGTCGCAACCCGGCAAGGTTTTCCCCAACATGCCGGCTTTTTACCATGGAGGCCTTATGGAGCGGCTCGGCGTCGGACTGATGCTAAAGGAGAAAGATAACCGGCAACGCTTTCTTGACGACCCGCACAATACTCACAAAGCGCTGCCCTTTGGGTACTTTACCGGTCTTCACAAAGCCACCGCCCGTGTCGAAGACGGTCTTGAGAAAGTCACCACGCCGGTTCTGATTCAGCAGGGCACCCGGGACGTGTTGGTGCCGCCACAATCCAGCGAATTTACCCTGGGACAACTGGGCAGCAAGGACAAGACCCTGAATGTCTACGACAAACTTACCCATGCCACACTCCATGATCGACGCCGTGAAACCGTCTGGGGAGACATTCTCCTTTGGGTGGAAGAACGCTTGCCGGAGATTACCGAAGAGCCCGTCAGCAACGACCAGCCTGAAGCACGGAAAGCGCCAGCCAGCACTCCGCTGCATGCCATGAACCCCGGAAAAACAATAGCGGGGGAAAACAGCGGCCAGCCGCAGCCCGAACAGCTTCAGCCTTAA
- a CDS encoding DUF6160 family protein: MTQPRHTLLLLLCPSLTWAGLEPLNDASLSAINGQDGLSATLSHAGISADQLNWVTDDNGLNDFSCTGGAANQHACTLIQDIQITGANGSSGGITQLDLDVGTDTGGNPLMALAGSWSPQRLVLGGLTYNTPAMDAAASSLGTFAVQSHGNFNLVNRGGPFNSAGNFAQLTFHAEGDLFYRQGNASAAELSLADFLVDTRFTNGAAGGHAPATGRLGIDDAGLFLSAPYARTDIAFDLAFKNTPTDFDITGRQRLLHFGWHGGLANPLLRIGSGGFGYNTYMDGPNTFQDYDGNQTGNRSQGINLLSQWDFDNDFRLDIGEAGGNGTVTSLSNWRRLGNAPGPMFSFPVIFDVIQGGSGPTGLCAGGFTSGIPDQNSCIASGGEWLASDGPGANEASFATLIRDAQLLAYGSHIRVNDPAAEGNVTPVNWGLAFTYGKLDADIFLYPEGRGDGVPVSTTSTGIRADITLIAQSPDAWRRANSSSATIRSSAGNGWQSNTHFMVVDTNSGIPGSSGHNGVGIVNGDILYQARDLFLRVTDGDSGYPDLPGGLWLQTDNKAQYRFRGIFGGGDMADLSYDALTKISLVDINLSTDRFLFVLNPLTVNTFTGAAPIGFNGLLNFDGDAYMRFGEISSPQSTFYVNQVSGTVAWKDGEVALMSGQNTADSLPQLSIRNDLLLGQSAHFGDNGGQPLVGTVGFGTEDFGRIAIPEGHWNSEIIMKIPN, from the coding sequence ATGACACAGCCCCGCCACACCTTGCTGCTACTGTTGTGCCCCTCCCTGACATGGGCCGGGCTGGAACCGCTCAACGACGCCAGTCTATCAGCCATCAACGGACAAGATGGCCTCTCAGCCACGCTGAGTCATGCCGGCATCAGCGCCGATCAGCTTAACTGGGTCACCGACGACAATGGACTTAATGATTTTTCCTGCACAGGCGGCGCCGCAAATCAGCATGCCTGCACCCTGATTCAGGACATCCAGATCACCGGCGCCAATGGCAGCAGTGGTGGCATCACCCAGCTCGACCTTGATGTGGGAACCGATACCGGCGGCAATCCGCTGATGGCCCTGGCTGGCAGCTGGTCGCCACAGCGACTGGTGCTGGGTGGACTGACATACAACACTCCCGCCATGGACGCGGCGGCCAGCTCGCTGGGCACCTTTGCGGTTCAGTCCCATGGCAACTTCAACCTGGTCAACCGGGGCGGCCCCTTCAACAGCGCTGGCAATTTTGCTCAGCTGACATTTCACGCCGAGGGTGACCTGTTCTACCGCCAGGGCAATGCCAGCGCCGCCGAACTGAGCCTGGCCGACTTTCTGGTAGACACCCGCTTCACTAACGGTGCGGCCGGTGGCCACGCCCCGGCAACAGGGCGGCTGGGCATCGATGACGCCGGCCTGTTCCTTAGCGCACCCTATGCAAGGACGGACATCGCCTTTGACCTGGCCTTCAAAAACACACCCACGGATTTCGACATAACCGGCCGCCAGCGCCTGTTGCACTTCGGCTGGCATGGCGGTCTGGCCAATCCACTGCTGCGCATCGGCAGTGGCGGCTTCGGGTACAACACCTACATGGATGGACCCAACACTTTCCAGGATTACGATGGCAACCAGACGGGCAACCGTTCCCAGGGCATAAACCTGCTCAGCCAATGGGATTTCGACAACGATTTCCGTCTGGACATCGGCGAAGCCGGTGGTAACGGCACCGTCACCTCCCTGTCCAACTGGCGTCGTCTGGGGAATGCGCCCGGACCGATGTTTTCCTTTCCGGTGATTTTCGATGTCATTCAGGGAGGCAGCGGCCCCACCGGACTCTGTGCCGGCGGCTTCACCTCGGGTATACCGGACCAGAACTCCTGCATTGCCTCCGGCGGGGAATGGCTGGCCAGCGATGGACCGGGAGCCAATGAGGCCTCTTTTGCCACCCTGATACGCGATGCACAGTTGCTGGCCTATGGCTCTCATATACGGGTCAACGACCCGGCGGCAGAAGGCAACGTCACTCCTGTCAACTGGGGGCTGGCGTTTACCTACGGAAAACTGGATGCGGATATTTTCCTCTATCCCGAAGGTCGTGGCGACGGCGTCCCTGTTAGCACTACCAGCACCGGCATCCGCGCCGACATTACCCTCATTGCCCAGTCCCCAGATGCCTGGCGACGAGCCAATAGCAGCAGTGCCACCATTCGCAGCAGCGCCGGCAATGGTTGGCAGAGCAATACGCATTTTATGGTGGTTGATACCAATTCCGGCATCCCCGGCAGTAGCGGCCATAATGGCGTCGGCATCGTCAACGGCGACATTCTGTACCAGGCCCGTGACCTGTTTCTGCGCGTCACCGACGGTGACAGCGGTTACCCGGACCTGCCTGGCGGGCTCTGGCTGCAAACCGACAACAAGGCGCAATACCGTTTCCGCGGCATCTTCGGCGGCGGCGACATGGCGGACTTGAGTTATGACGCGCTGACCAAGATTTCACTGGTGGATATCAATCTCAGCACCGACCGGTTTCTCTTCGTTCTCAACCCGTTAACGGTCAACACCTTCACTGGTGCCGCCCCCATCGGCTTTAACGGTCTGCTCAACTTCGACGGCGATGCGTATATGCGTTTCGGCGAAATTTCCAGCCCGCAGTCCACCTTCTACGTGAATCAGGTATCCGGCACGGTAGCCTGGAAAGATGGCGAAGTGGCACTAATGTCAGGCCAGAACACCGCTGACAGCCTGCCACAATTATCCATCCGCAATGATCTGCTGCTGGGCCAGTCCGCTCACTTTGGCGACAACGGAGGACAGCCCCTGGTTGGCACTGTCGGCTTCGGCACCGAAGACTTTGGCCGGATCGCCATCCCCGAAGGGCACTGGAACAGCGAAATCATCATGAAGATACCCAACTAG
- a CDS encoding macro domain-containing protein: MTQRQFGAVTVETVQGDIANQPDLDAIVNAANAELRIGGGVAGAIHRAAGPGLEKECIPLGPIRPGDAVISSGHNLPNSHVIHCLGPVYGRDEPSDQLLASCYRQALQLADQHGIARLGFPAISTGVFGYPLAEAAQVALQTIRDTAPALKRVSLIRFVLFSDADLAVFDKVLKEL, encoded by the coding sequence ATGACACAACGCCAATTCGGTGCCGTTACCGTGGAAACGGTACAGGGCGACATTGCCAACCAGCCGGATCTGGATGCCATCGTCAATGCGGCCAATGCCGAGTTGCGCATCGGCGGTGGTGTGGCTGGCGCCATTCACCGCGCCGCCGGTCCGGGGCTGGAGAAGGAATGCATCCCGCTGGGCCCTATTCGCCCGGGTGACGCGGTGATCTCCAGTGGCCACAACCTGCCCAATAGCCACGTGATTCATTGTCTCGGCCCGGTGTATGGCCGGGATGAACCGTCGGACCAGTTGCTGGCGTCCTGTTATCGGCAGGCGTTGCAGCTGGCGGACCAGCACGGCATCGCCCGCCTCGGCTTTCCGGCCATTTCCACCGGGGTATTCGGTTATCCGCTGGCGGAGGCGGCGCAGGTGGCGCTGCAGACGATCCGTGATACCGCACCAGCCCTGAAGAGGGTGAGCCTGATACGCTTCGTGCTGTTCAGCGATGCGGATCTGGCTGTTTTCGATAAGGTATTAAAGGAACTGTAG
- a CDS encoding cytochrome c5 family protein, translated as MLTASLVLVATLFAAGSVAAKSTKEISPYPLGERSVFSERAIAERIQPVGSVCVEGEDCGSAAAAAEEVASGPRSGEQVHQSACAACHATGAAGAPKTGDAAAWAPRIAKGNATLVKHAIEGFNAMPPKGMCMDCSDDEIKAAVEYMVGQSQ; from the coding sequence ATGCTGACTGCCAGCCTGGTACTGGTCGCTACCCTGTTTGCCGCCGGTAGCGTGGCTGCAAAGAGCACCAAGGAAATCTCCCCTTACCCGTTGGGTGAGCGCTCTGTATTCAGCGAGCGGGCCATCGCCGAGCGTATTCAGCCGGTAGGTTCTGTGTGTGTCGAAGGTGAAGATTGCGGCAGCGCTGCCGCTGCTGCTGAAGAAGTGGCCAGTGGTCCGCGCAGTGGTGAACAAGTGCACCAGTCTGCCTGTGCAGCCTGTCATGCCACTGGTGCCGCGGGTGCACCCAAAACCGGTGATGCCGCTGCCTGGGCCCCGCGTATCGCCAAGGGCAATGCCACTCTGGTCAAGCACGCCATCGAAGGCTTCAACGCCATGCCGCCCAAGGGCATGTGCATGGATTGCTCTGACGATGAGATCAAGGCTGCCGTCGAGTACATGGTTGGGCAGAGTCAGTAA